Sequence from the Segatella copri genome:
CAGGTTAGCTGGCTGTGTGTCAGGCTGCGAACTGCATATCAGAAGGTATCTGCCGAAAGCATAATAGGTGGATACGAGATAGTTATCGTCCTGCTTGGCAAAGCGGATGAGGCGTTCGTCGGTAGGCAGATTCTGATACTTGTCAGCGCCCAACCAGAGCGAGTTGCGATGCATCATGCTCTGGAATTTAGCCACATGCTGCGCCATCTGCTCCCTGGCATCCTTCGCCATGGCGGTATGGAGAGCCTGCTTGCTGCGTTCCACCTCGTTGCCGGTGATATCCTTGTAATTCACGAAGTTGGTGGCGATGGAGATATAGAGTACGGCTTCATCGGCATTCTTCACGCTGACCACACCGTCGCGACAGGTCTTCGCAGCCTCGCCGCCTTTGATCTGAGCCGCCATTCTGCCCATGAATCTCACCTTTCCCTTCAGACCTTCGTGCTTGGCAGCCACTCCTTCGAGGGTAGCTTCCTCGCCATCGGTACGGATGATGACATCATCGTGAGGGGAAGTAAAGTTGGCATTGAAGGTGATGCTATGAGGCTTGTTGGCAGAGAATCTTACCATCACTACATTATCGGAAAAGGAGGTGATAACCTCGCGCTGATAGGTGACACCATGGGCTGTCCAGCGGGTGAGGCAGCGGGCAGAATCCAGACTCAGTTCGCGATAATACTGAGAATAGCCATCCATCCCGGGAGCCGAGATATAGACATCACCAAAGGGTTGGTAAGGCATTCCGAAGTTGGTATTCGACATGATTTTCTCGGTACACATATCCTGTGCCTTACGGTATTCGCCCTGCCAGATGAGGTTCTGCACGACTGGAAGAGCTGCCTTGGCATGAGGATTGGCATTCTTGTTAGGCTGTCCTGCCCAGATGGTTTCCTCGTTCAGCTGCAGACGTTCGGTGGCTGGAATGCCATATACCATAGCACCCAAACGGCCATTACCCAAAGGCAAGGCATCGGTCCAGACCAGCGCTGGTTTGTCGTACCAGAGCTTATACGATTGTGCTGTTGCTTGCATAGAGAGACAAGCCAGGCAGCAAAGTGTGATGGTTCTTAAGATTTTCATTTGTTTTTGTTTTAATCGATTAAACAATTTTATATATAGACGCAAAAGAGCCGCCTTTGTCGTCAGAAAAGACGAAAAAGACCTCACGTCATTTACAAAACGGCGTGAGGTCTGATTTATTATCTTCTATTTTATTATCTGATGACCGATTGCAAAACTTCCGGTTTTTCAACCTTCACTTTGCTTTCATCCAACTTACTGCGGTCCAAACCGAAGACACGGATGAAGAAATCGTAGTTTGCCTGGCGCTTGTTGATGCCATAATCATGACGTTCCTTAGGCAGATGCACGTTGGTAACCTGCTCCTTGGCACTATGCATATTATATATATACTGCAGATACGGATATTCGAGGGTTGGAACAGAGGCTGTCCAATCACCACCATCGCTCACAACCAACAATGGTTTAGGGGCAAAGAAAGCCATCAACTCGGCATTACACGTACCATGCCCCGCCAACTGGATAGGTTTGCCACTCTCGCAAGGACAACCGCCATCAAAATGAGAAGCAAGATTCACCGTTGGGGCTGCTGCCGTGATACGGTCATCGAGTACCGTCAGCAGGACTGTATGCGTACCGCCGCCACTGCCGCCATTCGCTCCGATGCGCGTCTTATCCACATCCTTGCGATGGTTCCACATATAATCGAGCAATACCTCGGCATTCAGAGCCTGAATCACATGGGCACGGTCGGTCTGATGCGAATTCTTGCCATATTCAGCCTCACTCTGTCCCCAGCCATACAGGTCGAAATCTACACAGATAGCCCCCATTCTTGCCAAGGTTCCGAGGCGCTGCTGCTCATCGGCACGATATCTGCCACCACCGAAATGACCGTCGGGACAGATAATCAAAGGATGCTTACCCTTCTTGGCGGGCGTATAGATGGAACCGAAGACATGCTCACCAGGCAGGGTCTCGATGCAGATATTCTGAACCGTATACCCGTCATATCGGCGCACCTTTCCTAGAATCGGTTTCTTATGAACCAGGGAATCCATATAACGGTCGATACCCAGGATGCGGCGCACCTCCTTGCGTACAGAATCCTTGCGTGCTTCAAACTGTTCCCGGTTCTGGTAGAGTGTCTTGAGATAAGCAAGCATCTGCTCACCCTCTTCGGTATGGCGACGGGGATATTCATACGGCTTGATCTTATATACATTACCATTCTGCTTCCACCAGTTGAAGTCGAAATACTTGCAGATATTCGTCAGGGTTTCCTCCAGCGAATAGGGTTTGATGCGGAAATCGGCATAAGGCAACTGCCTACCGACGGTATCCACATTATATTTGAAGCGGACGCCCCAGCGCTGCGATACATCCTGCATCACATCGTGAAGACTACGGATGAAATGACCCTGATAACTGTTCTGAGCATCAGCCTTTGGCTGGTTTCCGTTATTTTGCGCACTTGCCGACAAAGACATGCTTGCCGCGATAAGTGCCATCATTATGTTCTGTTTCATCATAATCTATCTTGATTTCGTATTCTATATCATTATCGGTATCTACAATTACCTCTATTTTACCATCAGCCAATTTCTTCCAAGCCACGGCAATCTGTTTGCCATCGCTGAGTCGGGTACTTCCCTTAGCCCAGGTCAAGTCGCCCATCGGCTGAGGAGCGATGATGAGTCTGCCCTGCTCTATGCGGATGCCCACAATATCCGGTAGGAAATGGTTGTTGATATGCGCCATCATGAAATGGTTCATCGAAGCACCCATCTCCGGATTCCATTGTTCGGTGAGCGTGGTCATTCCCTTCTTGATCTGGAAGCCGTAGCCCGGCACATCATCATGCGCCAGCATCTTGTACCAGAGGTCGGCATATCCGTTTCTGAGCAATGCCTGGAAGAGGTAGCGGTTGCCCACATCACCGGTTGTCAGCCGGTCGTGATGCGCATGAATATCATCTACCTGATGCTGGAGAACCTGCTTGCGATACTGGGATGGAACCATGCCCAGCGCCAAAGGAATGGCATTGGAAGCCTGACTTCCCGAACCGTAATATACCTTTTCTACAGCATCCTTTACCACTGCATCCGAAGAAGATTTCTCAGAAGATGCAGCCTTCTCAACATGCAGAAATTCCTTTTGGAAAGCCTGCAGAATTTCAGAAGCCAGGATGGCATAGCGGTTGGCTTCAGCTGTCTTTCCGCTCATTGCCGCAGCCTTCTGTGTCAGTTTTACCCACTGATAATAATGGGCTGTAGCTACCAGCGGCATCGGGGTATTCTGAGAGAAGCCCGAACGGCCTTTTCCGTAATCATACCAGTCACCCAAACCCTGTTTCAGTATACGGCAACTGTCCTTACTCTGGAGATAATCCACATAGCGGAACATCTGCGGTGCATATTTCTTCACCATCCGGTCATCACCGTAATGCTGCAGATAAAGGAATGGAAGCGCTACCAGGGCACCGCCCCACTCTGGTGATTCTGCAAACGAATCGAGCCACTTGCCCTTGAAGTAGATATACTCAGGAGCGGTTGTAGGAACGGCACCATTGGCATGCTGGGCATCGGCGATATTCTGCATCGTCTGCTCTATCATCGAGCGACAGTCGTAGTTGTATACCAATCCCTCACCATTGAGCCAATCCTGCTCCAGCCAACCGAGTTTCTCACGATGAGGACAGTCGGTCCAGACAGCCTGCCAGTTGCTTCGGATGGCACGGTCGATAATCTGATAAGCACGGTTAAACATCGGATTAGAACATTCGAAGTTGCCAATCTTCACAGCTGAATTATAGACGAAGCACGACTGGATATCCTCTATCACTGGCTTGCCATCAGGATTCTCATCACCCTTCATTACGGCACCTTCCACCTGGATATAGCGATAACCATAATAGGTGAAATGCGGATGCCAAGTCTCGATGCGCTTGCCGTCAGCCGACTTTTCGCCCTTTCCGCTGAGCGTATAAGTAAGATAGTAAGGACTGCCCGATTGTTTCTGGTTGCAGGTTCCCTGTGCGGTCAGGGTCTCGGAGGGATAGAGCCGTACCTGCTGTCCTACCTTTCCACTGACCTTAATCTGTGGGAAACCGGCGAGATTCTGTCCCATATCCAGCACAAAGGTTCCTGCCGGAATAGGATGTTTGGCATTGGAAGCCTTGGCGATTTGCTGAGGAGTGAGCTGATGACGGCTCTTCACACCGAAGTATTCCATCATCTTCACCGGCTGTGCCATCTGCTGGCGCAGAATGCCACGAGGTCCCTTCTGTATCACCACCGGTTTCCAGGAAGACGTGATGCGGGCATCCTCGTCCTCACCACCATAGATACTGTTGAAGGTGATACTGCTAGGCGAATATTTCCATGAGCCATCGCTGACAATGCAGACGGTTCTGCCATTCTTCAGTTCTATTTCGAGCGAACAGTAGAGCGTAGGAGGACCATAGGAAACCTTCATCTTGGTGTATCTTCCACCCTGCTCATTATAGAATCCGTTGCCCAGCAATACCGAAAGTTGGTTCTTGCCTTTCTTCAACAACGCAGTCACATCGTAAATATTATAAAAGACGGTCTTGTCGTAATCGCTCCACAGAGGGGCGAAAACGGCATCCGTCACCTTCTGCCGGTTGATGCTGAGCTCATAGAAACCCAGTCCCACAATCTTCATCGTTGCCTTGTAGACATCAGCCGGGAGTTTCATTTCTTTCTTCATCCAGATGCTTTGTCTTGACAATGGAGCCGTAGCCTTCCAGTCTGGTTTTCCCTTCGCATTCACCGTTCCCGTTCCTACATAATCTCGGTTACTCGGAATGTGCGCATCCTCATCGGTTATCGCTCCAATCCATTGTGGCTGAGGCGCTTCATTATCCGCCTTAAAAGCAACAGACTTTTGAGCATGAATCTGTATCATGCCCAAAAGTCCTATCAGTATCAATAAATATTTTCTTCGTTTCATATCGTATTTTATTCTACATTATTTGAATGCATCCTTCACTACGAGTTTGCCGAGCGTATCACGCTGCCCCGCCAACTTACCATCTACCCATACCTGCAAGCCCTTGCCCACATGATAACGGGAACCGTCCTGGTCGTAGAGGATGGTGAGGTCGTGACCATGATAACGCACCTTGTCAAGACAGAAGTACTGCCATTTGCCGGCTGGGATGATAGGACGCACCTCGATGGTCTGATCGGCACGAGGACGAAGACCCACGATGCCGGTGATGATGAGATCGCAGAAAGTAGAATGGTTGTAATATCTGCTGCGCTCCTGATCGCCCTTCAACCAGTAACCAGTGGTTTCATCAAGATACTCACCGATGTAAGGTTTGCCACGCATGCTCTGACTCTGCACATACTTCTCCATCTCATTGAAGTAAAGGCTGTCCATATCGAGACTACCTTTTGAAGAAACTGCGAGGGCAGATGGCTTCACCTGATAATTGTTGATGAAATTCGCCATCGCTGTCAGGGTCTGGGCGGTAGCGAAAGGCCAGATGGCACCATCCCACTCACACTTTCCTACTCCATGAGAGCGGAACTGCGGATGGCGGCGCTCTGCGGTGGTTTGTCCGTAAGGAGCAGAGAAGCCCTTGCTGTCTGCTGCCTGTTTCCATGCCTCAGCAAACTTCGCCTCATCGGCAGGGAGATTGAAATACCAAGGCAGGAAACCGATTGCCTCGCGCACCTTTGCTGATACTGCAGCATCGCCACTAGGCTGGAAACTTCTCTTCGTGGCTACCTTCTTCGCCTCGCCGGCATTCGGCTTATACACCTCGAAGAACTGATGGTCGGCATCCCAGAGTTGGGTTTCTACCAGATGCTTCAGAGTATCTGCCTTAGCCTCATACTTCCTAGCCAAGTCCTGATAGCCGATGGTCTTTGCCATCTGGGCGATGCCCATTGCATTGCCATACATATAACTGTTGATGCTAGGACGGGCATTCTTTTCTCTTCTGCCGCCACTCATGGTCTCTTCCATCGCATCACGCACATCATACTGCCAGTAGAGTCCGTTGCTCCAGCGGTGGTCATCCCACAGCTGATACTCCTTGTCCAGGTCGTTCAACAACGACTTAAACTCCTTCCAGTTACCGTCTACGAGATAGCGCTCCCAGATAGAGGCAGGCATCCAACTGCTATAGAAATTGATCTTAGCCATCGGCTTGCCACCATTGCCATGATACCAGGTATTCAAGATGCCGTCGAGATACTTTCCATCACGAATCCAACGACTCTCGTGGATATGATGTCCCACTCCAGAGGCGATGAGATTGTACTTGTCGGCATAGCTGCGAGGAACGAGAAACTCGGTCATCGCATAGCCTACAGGTGTATTTTCGATATGCTTGCGGAGCGTCCACCAGCGAAAATAATACATCTCCTCGAAGTTGCGCTGCGGACAGTCGAAGAGGGGCACATTCTGCTTCATCCAGTCCCATGCCTGCGCATTCGGGATGGCAGAAGCATGGAGAACCTCCGGCTCCATTGCATTGAAATCGTCTACATAATGCTTGTAATCTGCGATCTTGAGCACAGCCGAACCGGCATCAGCACCTAGACTCACGGTCTTGACATGAGCGATGCGGTAGAGGGCGGTGGTATCGGTATCACCGGCATGCTCCAAAGTACCGAACCAGTCGGCAGGAGTGTCGATGGTAGGGAAGGTACGGAGGTCGCCGGTACGGAAACGGATACGCTCTATCTGATGCACAGGTGCGTAGAAGATGCGCTTGGTACTCTTGCTCTGCAATGCCTTGCCATCTGCATCGAGTGTGCTCACGGTGAGGTTGAGTTGGCGGTGCTGGATATCCAATGTAGCTTCGAAACGATAGGTCTGGTCAGCCTGATAAGGCATCACATTGCCATATCTCGCTCCGTTCTTCACACGTATCATTCCTTCTTTGTTCAGTTCGATGCGGGTGCAGGCGATGCCCTTCTCATCGAGGAATTCAATCTGCAGGGAACCGTTGCGGGTCTGAGCTGCCTGCACATCGAAGGATGCCTTCAGGTAGGAAGAAGCTGGAATCTTGCGCTCTACACAGGCATAGTCGAACGGATCTTCATCCTTCAGTTCGAGCCACTCCTGACGGAGTGAAACCGGCGCCATCAGCGGAGAATAGATATTCCAGGTCTTGAGATCGCCGAGTTTCTGATACTGAGCGAAATCATCATCGGCATGGGCAGTAGCCACGGTCTTTACCGGAACGGGTACATGCGCCACCCAGATATCTTCCTTGTTCATGGAATAGCTCACCCACATATCAGAATCCTTAGGAACGCCATTGCCTTCCTGGATGCCACGGACATACTGCGGACCACGACTCTTATAGTTGCCACCGTATCTCATCGGTGGTACTTCGCCACAAATCAGATTCAGCGTTTTATATTCCAATCCGTCACCACTCAGCGAGATGCCCAGCGGCCAGCGGTATTCAGACGGATTGTAGACGGTGGCATAGGTACCATCACTCAACCGCTGTCCCCAGATTTTGGCATTGCTGTTGACGAATCCCAGGGCACGGTTGGTAGTGGTATAGGTGTTGCAGCCATCCAAGCTCAGCGAGGTAAGGGCATGCTTCCACAGACTGGCTATTCTGCCATCCGGCAGGGTATAGTCGCAATAAGCCTTGTAACCATTGTTGACAGGTATCAGCTTTTCGCCTCTATCTGCCTCTTCCACCCATTGCATGCGGTAACGTGGGTTGGCAAGGATTTCCTCGCAAGCCGCTCTTACCGCCTTGGATGCTTTTTTATAATTAGGATAATCGGTATTCTTCTCATTGAATCCGTGGTTGTAATAGATAAAATAGATAGGTCCGAGCGAACCGTCTTTCTTCACCTCTCTCACCACACGGCCGATGCCGTTGCCATCGTTCGGGTCGTCCTTCCGGTCCAATGCCACACCATAGTTTCCGGTAGCCAGAAGGATGCCGCCCTTGGATACATACC
This genomic interval carries:
- a CDS encoding MGH1-like glycoside hydrolase domain-containing protein; protein product: MFRAPERIVNALLEQDRIHYTGTTMADPSRHDGALSPVVGVHNIQTLRANREHPSQANGGGWTYNHQPMMAYWNGKFYMHFLSDPAEEHVPPSRTLMQVSEDGYNWSQPQILFPEYDVPADFRKAKYQPKPELQYPDVYKQKPLKAIMHQRVGWYVSKGGILLATGNYGVALDRKDDPNDGNGIGRVVREVKKDGSLGPIYFIYYNHGFNEKNTDYPNYKKASKAVRAACEEILANPRYRMQWVEEADRGEKLIPVNNGYKAYCDYTLPDGRIASLWKHALTSLSLDGCNTYTTTNRALGFVNSNAKIWGQRLSDGTYATVYNPSEYRWPLGISLSGDGLEYKTLNLICGEVPPMRYGGNYKSRGPQYVRGIQEGNGVPKDSDMWVSYSMNKEDIWVAHVPVPVKTVATAHADDDFAQYQKLGDLKTWNIYSPLMAPVSLRQEWLELKDEDPFDYACVERKIPASSYLKASFDVQAAQTRNGSLQIEFLDEKGIACTRIELNKEGMIRVKNGARYGNVMPYQADQTYRFEATLDIQHRQLNLTVSTLDADGKALQSKSTKRIFYAPVHQIERIRFRTGDLRTFPTIDTPADWFGTLEHAGDTDTTALYRIAHVKTVSLGADAGSAVLKIADYKHYVDDFNAMEPEVLHASAIPNAQAWDWMKQNVPLFDCPQRNFEEMYYFRWWTLRKHIENTPVGYAMTEFLVPRSYADKYNLIASGVGHHIHESRWIRDGKYLDGILNTWYHGNGGKPMAKINFYSSWMPASIWERYLVDGNWKEFKSLLNDLDKEYQLWDDHRWSNGLYWQYDVRDAMEETMSGGRREKNARPSINSYMYGNAMGIAQMAKTIGYQDLARKYEAKADTLKHLVETQLWDADHQFFEVYKPNAGEAKKVATKRSFQPSGDAAVSAKVREAIGFLPWYFNLPADEAKFAEAWKQAADSKGFSAPYGQTTAERRHPQFRSHGVGKCEWDGAIWPFATAQTLTAMANFINNYQVKPSALAVSSKGSLDMDSLYFNEMEKYVQSQSMRGKPYIGEYLDETTGYWLKGDQERSRYYNHSTFCDLIITGIVGLRPRADQTIEVRPIIPAGKWQYFCLDKVRYHGHDLTILYDQDGSRYHVGKGLQVWVDGKLAGQRDTLGKLVVKDAFK
- a CDS encoding alpha/beta hydrolase family protein, which gives rise to MKQNIMMALIAASMSLSASAQNNGNQPKADAQNSYQGHFIRSLHDVMQDVSQRWGVRFKYNVDTVGRQLPYADFRIKPYSLEETLTNICKYFDFNWWKQNGNVYKIKPYEYPRRHTEEGEQMLAYLKTLYQNREQFEARKDSVRKEVRRILGIDRYMDSLVHKKPILGKVRRYDGYTVQNICIETLPGEHVFGSIYTPAKKGKHPLIICPDGHFGGGRYRADEQQRLGTLARMGAICVDFDLYGWGQSEAEYGKNSHQTDRAHVIQALNAEVLLDYMWNHRKDVDKTRIGANGGSGGGTHTVLLTVLDDRITAAAPTVNLASHFDGGCPCESGKPIQLAGHGTCNAELMAFFAPKPLLVVSDGGDWTASVPTLEYPYLQYIYNMHSAKEQVTNVHLPKERHDYGINKRQANYDFFIRVFGLDRSKLDESKVKVEKPEVLQSVIR
- a CDS encoding family 78 glycoside hydrolase catalytic domain, translating into MKRRKYLLILIGLLGMIQIHAQKSVAFKADNEAPQPQWIGAITDEDAHIPSNRDYVGTGTVNAKGKPDWKATAPLSRQSIWMKKEMKLPADVYKATMKIVGLGFYELSINRQKVTDAVFAPLWSDYDKTVFYNIYDVTALLKKGKNQLSVLLGNGFYNEQGGRYTKMKVSYGPPTLYCSLEIELKNGRTVCIVSDGSWKYSPSSITFNSIYGGEDEDARITSSWKPVVIQKGPRGILRQQMAQPVKMMEYFGVKSRHQLTPQQIAKASNAKHPIPAGTFVLDMGQNLAGFPQIKVSGKVGQQVRLYPSETLTAQGTCNQKQSGSPYYLTYTLSGKGEKSADGKRIETWHPHFTYYGYRYIQVEGAVMKGDENPDGKPVIEDIQSCFVYNSAVKIGNFECSNPMFNRAYQIIDRAIRSNWQAVWTDCPHREKLGWLEQDWLNGEGLVYNYDCRSMIEQTMQNIADAQHANGAVPTTAPEYIYFKGKWLDSFAESPEWGGALVALPFLYLQHYGDDRMVKKYAPQMFRYVDYLQSKDSCRILKQGLGDWYDYGKGRSGFSQNTPMPLVATAHYYQWVKLTQKAAAMSGKTAEANRYAILASEILQAFQKEFLHVEKAASSEKSSSDAVVKDAVEKVYYGSGSQASNAIPLALGMVPSQYRKQVLQHQVDDIHAHHDRLTTGDVGNRYLFQALLRNGYADLWYKMLAHDDVPGYGFQIKKGMTTLTEQWNPEMGASMNHFMMAHINNHFLPDIVGIRIEQGRLIIAPQPMGDLTWAKGSTRLSDGKQIAVAWKKLADGKIEVIVDTDNDIEYEIKIDYDETEHNDGTYRGKHVFVGKCAK